One Vanacampus margaritifer isolate UIUO_Vmar chromosome 20, RoL_Vmar_1.0, whole genome shotgun sequence DNA window includes the following coding sequences:
- the cip2a gene encoding protein CIP2A isoform X2: MDATTCLKSLLLATQQYESDRSAQSAAQLLKQVEELSTPKCVHLLSSGQLLPTECVHGLVELTGNANACPTVAAAILSLLTQLACDDDGRKILHCNFNLTSILALIVHRHSATPGDPLVLQSLQLLQKLTYSTRIFPSAKHVHELIAFLVSNIQSQSDDIIMPCLGLMANLCRSNHAVRSHVKSLQVKPFYRTLIAFLSHNSLTVVVFTLSILASLTLNEKVGDKLFDAKNIHQTFQLVFNIIVNGDGTLTRKYSVDLLVDLLQNPKIADYLTRYQHLSACVSQVLGLLQLKDGHSAGKVLELLLAMCGVPALRPLLCQALFKPPAPDLRAAGRRQAPPEHKAEPGMALVQWLSSPVGGAEACSLKALQLLKELLEEALGAASVADGTETFVEMLLPVLLDLVKGQGDDAHLRRHCERVTHVNSVLLLMCRKDATLAPLSKQVSAQRCLLQVETLLACCHGDNPVACPPPSADNSLSQVCADALLSTLALMSKLRQRVKDMESGFYRTLQDPRIATPLALALTSHHRARVHAGLALLFEAAPLPDFPSLLLGDSMAANNAYRQREAELSVKRLPVQEVPPPRTNASALEVSGTSSGVHSLVEKLHGGLELQEPAKDAHVSDIIDVYEQKLAAIASEESRLQDLLEAKSAALSQSDRLMAQYHFQRAQAEAESRKLAGLLKEAERRGEELEGRLAAQLEEARRSEADAEELLRHNGRLQLDSEEHQNLKAAYNALLIRLKASERDLTELEATHANLGANNDALRKKHQALQLQHDKTLSLLKEKEEVIKSLRSDLQLKDEDVQALRGDLRAAADKGRETERRGRELEEALDLLRKELNKTEQARKDASIKASSLELQKGQLEVKLKQAEEQLNKHSAMIAMIHSLSSGKKNDVNLSL, from the exons ATGGACGCGACGACTTGCTTGAAGTCTCTTCTGCTCGCCACGCAGCAGTATGAAAGCGACAGAAGCGCTCAAAGTGCGGCGCAGCTCCTGAAACAAGTGGAG GAGCTTTCCACGCCCAAATGTGTCCATCTGCTGTCCTCGGGTCAGCTGCTGCCGACCGAGTGCGTCCACGGGCTGGTGGAGCTCACCGGCAACGCAAACGCGTGTCCCACCGTGGCCGCTGCCATCTTGTCCCTACTGACGCAGCTCG CTTGCGATGATGACGGCAGGAAGATCCTACACTGTAACTTCAACCTCACCAGCATCCTGGCACTGATTGTTCATCGCCACAGCGCCACCCCCGGGGACCCTCTGGTACTGCAG AGCTTACAGTTGCTGCAGAAGCTCACCTACAGCACTCGCATCTTCCCGTCCGCCAAGCACGTCCACGAGCTCATCGCCTTCCTCGTGTCCAACAT ccaatcgcagagcgatgacatcatcatgccGTGCCTGGGCCTGATGGCCAACTTGTGTCGAAGCAACCACGCCGTGCGGAGTCACGTCAAGTCTCTG CAGGTGAAGCCGTTTTATCGGACGCTCATCGCCTTCCTGTCCCACAACAGTCTGACCGTGGTGGTCTTCACCTTGTCCATCTTGGCCAGTCTGACTCTCAACGAGAAGGTCGGAGACAAG CTCTTCGACGCCAAAAACATCCATCAGACCTTCCAGCTGGTCTTTAACATCATCGTCAACGGCGACGGCACACTGACCCGGAAATATTCAGTTGATcttctggttgatctcttgcaGAACCCCAAAATTGCAGATTATCTCACTCG GTACCAGCACCTGTCGGCGTGCGTGTCTCAGGTTTTAGGACTGTTGCAGTTAAAAGACGGCCACTCAGCCGGCAAG GTTCTGGAGCTGCTCCTTGCCATGTGCGGCGTGCCGGCTCTGCGCCCGCTGCTGTGCCAGGCGCTGTTCAAACCGCCGGCACCCGACCTGAGGGCGGCCGGTCGGAGGCAGGCGCCGCCGGAGCACAAGGCCGAGCCCGGGATGGCGCTGGTGCAGTGGCTCAGCTCGCCCGTGGGTGGCGCCGAGGCCTGCTCACTCAAGGCGCTGCAGCTGCTCAAGGAGCTGCTGGAG GAGGCGTTGGGCGCCGCCAGCGTGGCGGACGGCACGGAGACTTTTGTGGAGATGCTCCTTCCCGTCCTGCTGGACTTGGTCAAGGGTCAGGGAGACGACGCCCACCTGCGGCGACACTGCGAGCGCGTCACTCACGTCAACAGCGTGCTGCTC CTCATGTGCCGCAAGGACGCCACGCTGGCGCCGCTGTCCAAGCAGGTGAGCGCCCAGCGCTGTCTGTTGCAGGTGGAGACGCTGCTGgcctgttgccatggcgacaacCCCGTGGCCTGCCCGCCCCCGAGCGCAGACAACAGCCTCAG tcAGGTGTGCGCCGATGCTCTGCTCAGCACTTTGGCGCTGATGAGCAAACTGCGTCAGCGGGTGAAGGACATGGAGAGCGGGTTCTACCGTACGCTGCAG GACCCGAGGATAGCCACGCCCCTCGCTCTGGCCCTCACCTCGCATCACAGGGCGCGCGTGCACGCCGGCCTGGCTCTGCTCTTCGAGGCGGCGCCGCTGCCGGACTTCCCCTCGCTGCT CCTCGGGGACAGCATGGCCGCCAACAACGCTTACAGGCAGAGAGAGGCCGAGCTGTCCGTCAAGCGTCTTCCCGTgcaggaagtcccgcctcctcggACCAACGCCAGCGCCCTGGAGGTGTCCGGCACATCCAGCGGCGTCCACAGCCTAGTGGAGAAGCTCCACGGCGGCTTGGAG CTGCAGGAGCCGGCCAAGGACGCGCACGTGTCTGACATCATCGACGTCTACGAGCAGAAGCTCGCCGCCATCGCC TCTGAGGAGAGTCGCCTTCAGGACCTGCTGGAAGCCAAGTCGGCGGCGCTGTCTCAGTCCGACCGCCTGATGGCGCAGTACCACTTCCAGCGAGCTCAGGCCGAGGCCGAG TCTCGCAAGCTGGCCGGCCTGCTGAAGGAGGCGGAGAGGCGGGGGGAGGAGCTCGAGGGCCGGCTGGCCGCGCAGCTGGAGGAGGCGCGACGCTCCGAGGCCGACGCGGAGGAGCTGCTGCGGCACAACGGCCGACTGCAGCTGGACTCGGAGGAGCACCAGAACCTCAAAGCCGCCTACAACGCTCTCCTCATCAG GTTGAAGGCGAGCGAGCGCGACTTGACGGAGCTGGAAGCGACGCACGCCAACCTCGGCGCAAACAACGACGCGCTGAGGAAGAAGCACCAAGCGCTGCAGCTGCAGCACGACAA GACTTTGTCGCTGctgaaggagaaggaggaggtcATCAAGTCTCTGCGTTCGGATTTGCAGCTGAAGGACGAGGACGTCCAAG CTCTGCGAGGTGACCTGCGCGCGGCGGCGGACAAAGGACGGGAGACGGAGCGGCGCGGGCGGGAGCTGGAGGAGGCGCTGGACCTTTTGAGGAAGGAGCTGAACAAGACGGAGCAGGCCAGGAAGGACGCCAGCATCAAG GCGTCGTCTCTGGAGCTGCAGAAAGGTCAGCTGGAGGTCAAGCTCAAGCAGGCCGAGGAGCAGCTCAACAAGCACTCGGCCATGATCGCGATGATCCACAGCCTGAGCAGCGGCAAGAAGAACGACGTCAACCTCTCGCTCTGA
- the cip2a gene encoding protein CIP2A isoform X1, with amino-acid sequence MDATTCLKSLLLATQQYESDRSAQSAAQLLKQVEELSTPKCVHLLSSGQLLPTECVHGLVELTGNANACPTVAAAILSLLTQLACDDDGRKILHCNFNLTSILALIVHRHSATPGDPLVLQSLQLLQKLTYSTRIFPSAKHVHELIAFLVSNIQSQSDDIIMPCLGLMANLCRSNHAVRSHVKSLEQVKPFYRTLIAFLSHNSLTVVVFTLSILASLTLNEKVGDKLFDAKNIHQTFQLVFNIIVNGDGTLTRKYSVDLLVDLLQNPKIADYLTRYQHLSACVSQVLGLLQLKDGHSAGKVLELLLAMCGVPALRPLLCQALFKPPAPDLRAAGRRQAPPEHKAEPGMALVQWLSSPVGGAEACSLKALQLLKELLEEALGAASVADGTETFVEMLLPVLLDLVKGQGDDAHLRRHCERVTHVNSVLLLMCRKDATLAPLSKQVSAQRCLLQVETLLACCHGDNPVACPPPSADNSLSQVCADALLSTLALMSKLRQRVKDMESGFYRTLQDPRIATPLALALTSHHRARVHAGLALLFEAAPLPDFPSLLLGDSMAANNAYRQREAELSVKRLPVQEVPPPRTNASALEVSGTSSGVHSLVEKLHGGLELQEPAKDAHVSDIIDVYEQKLAAIASEESRLQDLLEAKSAALSQSDRLMAQYHFQRAQAEAESRKLAGLLKEAERRGEELEGRLAAQLEEARRSEADAEELLRHNGRLQLDSEEHQNLKAAYNALLIRLKASERDLTELEATHANLGANNDALRKKHQALQLQHDKTLSLLKEKEEVIKSLRSDLQLKDEDVQALRGDLRAAADKGRETERRGRELEEALDLLRKELNKTEQARKDASIKASSLELQKGQLEVKLKQAEEQLNKHSAMIAMIHSLSSGKKNDVNLSL; translated from the exons ATGGACGCGACGACTTGCTTGAAGTCTCTTCTGCTCGCCACGCAGCAGTATGAAAGCGACAGAAGCGCTCAAAGTGCGGCGCAGCTCCTGAAACAAGTGGAG GAGCTTTCCACGCCCAAATGTGTCCATCTGCTGTCCTCGGGTCAGCTGCTGCCGACCGAGTGCGTCCACGGGCTGGTGGAGCTCACCGGCAACGCAAACGCGTGTCCCACCGTGGCCGCTGCCATCTTGTCCCTACTGACGCAGCTCG CTTGCGATGATGACGGCAGGAAGATCCTACACTGTAACTTCAACCTCACCAGCATCCTGGCACTGATTGTTCATCGCCACAGCGCCACCCCCGGGGACCCTCTGGTACTGCAG AGCTTACAGTTGCTGCAGAAGCTCACCTACAGCACTCGCATCTTCCCGTCCGCCAAGCACGTCCACGAGCTCATCGCCTTCCTCGTGTCCAACAT ccaatcgcagagcgatgacatcatcatgccGTGCCTGGGCCTGATGGCCAACTTGTGTCGAAGCAACCACGCCGTGCGGAGTCACGTCAAGTCTCTG GAGCAGGTGAAGCCGTTTTATCGGACGCTCATCGCCTTCCTGTCCCACAACAGTCTGACCGTGGTGGTCTTCACCTTGTCCATCTTGGCCAGTCTGACTCTCAACGAGAAGGTCGGAGACAAG CTCTTCGACGCCAAAAACATCCATCAGACCTTCCAGCTGGTCTTTAACATCATCGTCAACGGCGACGGCACACTGACCCGGAAATATTCAGTTGATcttctggttgatctcttgcaGAACCCCAAAATTGCAGATTATCTCACTCG GTACCAGCACCTGTCGGCGTGCGTGTCTCAGGTTTTAGGACTGTTGCAGTTAAAAGACGGCCACTCAGCCGGCAAG GTTCTGGAGCTGCTCCTTGCCATGTGCGGCGTGCCGGCTCTGCGCCCGCTGCTGTGCCAGGCGCTGTTCAAACCGCCGGCACCCGACCTGAGGGCGGCCGGTCGGAGGCAGGCGCCGCCGGAGCACAAGGCCGAGCCCGGGATGGCGCTGGTGCAGTGGCTCAGCTCGCCCGTGGGTGGCGCCGAGGCCTGCTCACTCAAGGCGCTGCAGCTGCTCAAGGAGCTGCTGGAG GAGGCGTTGGGCGCCGCCAGCGTGGCGGACGGCACGGAGACTTTTGTGGAGATGCTCCTTCCCGTCCTGCTGGACTTGGTCAAGGGTCAGGGAGACGACGCCCACCTGCGGCGACACTGCGAGCGCGTCACTCACGTCAACAGCGTGCTGCTC CTCATGTGCCGCAAGGACGCCACGCTGGCGCCGCTGTCCAAGCAGGTGAGCGCCCAGCGCTGTCTGTTGCAGGTGGAGACGCTGCTGgcctgttgccatggcgacaacCCCGTGGCCTGCCCGCCCCCGAGCGCAGACAACAGCCTCAG tcAGGTGTGCGCCGATGCTCTGCTCAGCACTTTGGCGCTGATGAGCAAACTGCGTCAGCGGGTGAAGGACATGGAGAGCGGGTTCTACCGTACGCTGCAG GACCCGAGGATAGCCACGCCCCTCGCTCTGGCCCTCACCTCGCATCACAGGGCGCGCGTGCACGCCGGCCTGGCTCTGCTCTTCGAGGCGGCGCCGCTGCCGGACTTCCCCTCGCTGCT CCTCGGGGACAGCATGGCCGCCAACAACGCTTACAGGCAGAGAGAGGCCGAGCTGTCCGTCAAGCGTCTTCCCGTgcaggaagtcccgcctcctcggACCAACGCCAGCGCCCTGGAGGTGTCCGGCACATCCAGCGGCGTCCACAGCCTAGTGGAGAAGCTCCACGGCGGCTTGGAG CTGCAGGAGCCGGCCAAGGACGCGCACGTGTCTGACATCATCGACGTCTACGAGCAGAAGCTCGCCGCCATCGCC TCTGAGGAGAGTCGCCTTCAGGACCTGCTGGAAGCCAAGTCGGCGGCGCTGTCTCAGTCCGACCGCCTGATGGCGCAGTACCACTTCCAGCGAGCTCAGGCCGAGGCCGAG TCTCGCAAGCTGGCCGGCCTGCTGAAGGAGGCGGAGAGGCGGGGGGAGGAGCTCGAGGGCCGGCTGGCCGCGCAGCTGGAGGAGGCGCGACGCTCCGAGGCCGACGCGGAGGAGCTGCTGCGGCACAACGGCCGACTGCAGCTGGACTCGGAGGAGCACCAGAACCTCAAAGCCGCCTACAACGCTCTCCTCATCAG GTTGAAGGCGAGCGAGCGCGACTTGACGGAGCTGGAAGCGACGCACGCCAACCTCGGCGCAAACAACGACGCGCTGAGGAAGAAGCACCAAGCGCTGCAGCTGCAGCACGACAA GACTTTGTCGCTGctgaaggagaaggaggaggtcATCAAGTCTCTGCGTTCGGATTTGCAGCTGAAGGACGAGGACGTCCAAG CTCTGCGAGGTGACCTGCGCGCGGCGGCGGACAAAGGACGGGAGACGGAGCGGCGCGGGCGGGAGCTGGAGGAGGCGCTGGACCTTTTGAGGAAGGAGCTGAACAAGACGGAGCAGGCCAGGAAGGACGCCAGCATCAAG GCGTCGTCTCTGGAGCTGCAGAAAGGTCAGCTGGAGGTCAAGCTCAAGCAGGCCGAGGAGCAGCTCAACAAGCACTCGGCCATGATCGCGATGATCCACAGCCTGAGCAGCGGCAAGAAGAACGACGTCAACCTCTCGCTCTGA